The genomic DNA CGGGGCGTATCAGATTCTCAATCAGTCTTTGAGAAAAAATTAATCCCATTTTTCTTTTTTAATTAAGACCTCTACTTTTAAACGAATTTCATCGCGGATGATTTTTACTTCATCTAAAGGGAGTCCCTTTGGGTCTTTTAGCGGCCAGTCATCCCGTTTTAAACCCGGCACAACGGGGCATGCTTCCCCGCATCCCATCGTAATTAAAAGAGAGGCCGAGCGAGCCAGTTCATCGGTGAGTAATTGGGGCT from bacterium includes the following:
- a CDS encoding arsenate reductase ArsC, which produces MASGNQKIILFACVHNAGRSQMAAAFFNQLANPSKAIGISAGTQPGTGIHPVVMDVMKDAGVDLSQAKPQLLTDELARSASLLITMGCGEACPVVPGLKRDDWPLKDPKGLPLDEVKIIRDEIRLKVEVLIKKEKWD